A portion of the Bdellovibrio bacteriovorus genome contains these proteins:
- a CDS encoding substrate-binding periplasmic protein, whose translation MKHLILIAFCVTLCQLAQAETKICERRYKVTVNYQAPNFVPDVQKGGKGLSFDLIKAIENRMGCTMTLNPVELPRAFEDLKSARTDIFAFGTSDEQWSKSGRFIPLYKAARLLVVSNSIYDPKKSIQDYLKDPRIKFADQTGGRFFYHPSESENLEKQRRVIRSPRPEHLYDFLKDGRAQAMFSSAVFNKYFVDIKDMHNKVSFVRDPKNKIEIGIYVSKRRVTPTEFQEIRKIIKDMQIEGAFRGIVARYVYPEDLTYYEDL comes from the coding sequence GTGAAACACTTAATCTTGATTGCATTTTGCGTAACACTTTGTCAGCTTGCACAGGCTGAAACAAAGATCTGTGAACGCCGCTACAAAGTCACTGTCAACTACCAGGCACCCAATTTCGTGCCGGATGTACAGAAGGGCGGCAAGGGTCTTTCTTTTGATTTGATTAAAGCGATTGAAAACCGCATGGGTTGCACAATGACTTTGAATCCGGTGGAGTTGCCTCGTGCTTTTGAAGATTTAAAAAGCGCACGTACGGACATCTTCGCATTCGGAACCTCGGATGAGCAGTGGTCTAAGTCGGGCCGTTTCATTCCTTTGTACAAAGCGGCCCGTCTTTTGGTTGTCAGCAATTCGATTTATGATCCCAAAAAAAGCATTCAAGATTATTTGAAAGACCCGCGTATCAAGTTTGCTGATCAAACGGGGGGACGATTCTTTTATCACCCTTCTGAATCTGAAAATCTTGAAAAACAACGTCGCGTGATTCGCAGTCCTCGACCGGAACATCTTTATGACTTTTTAAAAGATGGTCGTGCGCAAGCGATGTTTTCGTCGGCGGTGTTCAACAAGTACTTCGTGGATATCAAAGACATGCACAACAAGGTCTCTTTCGTGCGCGATCCTAAAAACAAAATTGAAATTGGAATTTACGTTTCAAAACGTCGTGTAACACCGACAGAGTTTCAAGAGATCCGCAAGATTATCAAAGACATGCAAATAGAGGGTGCCTTCCGAGGTATCGTCGCTCGCTATGTTTATCCGGAAGATCTGACTTATTACGAAGATTTGTAA
- the recA gene encoding recombinase RecA, which translates to MANASVDGKVNGEKSKALELAVSAIEKQFGKGSIMRLGANETLVKDVEAISTGALSLDIALGIGGLPKGRIVEIYGPESSGKTTLCLSVIAQAQKKGGVVAFVDAEHALDVNYARKLGVNTEDLLISQPDTGEQALEITETLVRSGAIDVLVVDSVAALVPRAEIEGEMGDSHVGLQARLMSQALRKLTAAINRSNTLVIFINQIRMKIGVMFGNPETTTGGNALKFYSSVRLDVRRVGAIKNGEDVTGNRTAVKVVKNKMAPPFTKVEFDLMYGEGISEEGDLLDLAVTANLVEKSGAWFSMNGERMGQGRDAAKTFLKEHPEYMTELRAKILAANGIGKLLVDANGNNGEDHEGTEPVEAEEAAPKKSKKGKH; encoded by the coding sequence ATGGCAAACGCTTCTGTAGACGGCAAAGTAAACGGCGAAAAATCTAAAGCTTTGGAGCTAGCAGTTTCTGCTATTGAAAAGCAATTCGGTAAAGGTTCGATCATGCGCTTGGGCGCAAACGAAACTCTAGTGAAAGATGTTGAAGCGATCAGCACAGGTGCTTTGAGCTTGGATATCGCTTTGGGTATCGGTGGTCTTCCAAAAGGTCGTATCGTAGAAATCTACGGTCCAGAGTCTTCTGGTAAAACAACTCTTTGCTTGTCTGTGATCGCTCAAGCTCAGAAAAAAGGCGGCGTTGTCGCTTTCGTCGATGCGGAGCACGCGTTGGACGTTAACTACGCTCGTAAATTGGGTGTAAACACAGAAGATCTTTTGATCTCTCAACCAGACACGGGTGAACAAGCTTTGGAAATCACAGAGACTCTAGTTCGCTCTGGCGCGATCGACGTATTGGTTGTCGACTCCGTAGCGGCGTTGGTTCCTCGTGCAGAGATCGAAGGTGAGATGGGTGATTCTCACGTAGGTCTTCAAGCTCGTTTGATGTCTCAAGCTCTTCGTAAGTTGACAGCGGCTATCAATCGTTCCAACACACTGGTTATCTTCATCAACCAAATCCGTATGAAGATCGGTGTTATGTTCGGTAACCCTGAAACAACAACAGGTGGTAACGCATTGAAATTCTATTCTTCAGTTCGTTTGGATGTACGCCGTGTGGGCGCGATCAAAAACGGTGAAGACGTGACTGGAAACCGTACGGCGGTGAAAGTTGTGAAGAACAAAATGGCTCCTCCGTTCACAAAAGTTGAATTCGACTTGATGTACGGTGAAGGTATTTCTGAAGAAGGGGACTTGCTAGATCTAGCGGTAACTGCAAACTTGGTTGAAAAATCAGGTGCCTGGTTCTCTATGAATGGTGAGCGCATGGGTCAAGGCCGTGATGCTGCAAAAACATTCTTGAAAGAACATCCAGAGTACATGACTGAACTTCGCGCGAAAATCTTGGCAGCGAATGGTATTGGTAAATTGTTGGTTGATGCTAATGGCAATAACGGCGAAGACCACGAAGGTACAGAGCCGGTTGAGGCAGAAGAAGCAGCACCTAAAAAATCAAAAAAAGGTAAGCACTAA
- a CDS encoding phosphatidylglycerophosphatase A family protein, translated as MTPFILLCNKKWDSVVLQLMRTFLKQLAILFGVGRFPKGPGTVATLATIPLVILLWKTGPLVYMAAIVLLLPVGIAACEVYEQDKGGHDHKEIVIDEVLGFLITMVWLPLTWQAILIGFALFRLLDITKPLFIGYLDKKIQGGLGVMVDDVAAGIIASLIMQVLYTQTNWLGSQVLVP; from the coding sequence GTGACGCCGTTCATTTTGCTTTGCAATAAAAAATGGGACAGCGTAGTTCTTCAACTTATGCGCACATTCTTAAAACAGCTGGCGATTCTCTTTGGTGTTGGACGTTTTCCGAAAGGACCTGGAACGGTCGCGACTTTAGCGACGATTCCCTTGGTGATTTTGCTCTGGAAAACGGGGCCGCTGGTCTATATGGCGGCAATTGTTTTGCTGCTCCCAGTCGGAATTGCTGCCTGCGAAGTTTATGAGCAGGACAAGGGCGGGCACGATCACAAAGAGATCGTAATTGATGAGGTTTTAGGTTTTTTGATCACCATGGTCTGGCTGCCTTTGACATGGCAGGCCATTTTAATCGGTTTTGCACTGTTTAGATTGCTGGACATTACAAAGCCTTTATTCATAGGATATTTAGATAAGAAGATCCAAGGAGGTCTTGGAGTGATGGTGGACGATGTGGCCGCGGGGATAATTGCGAGTCTCATCATGCAAGTTCTCTACACTCAAACCAACTGGTTGGGCTCTCAGGTTTTGGTGCCATAA
- a CDS encoding tail fiber domain-containing protein, translating into MSFSGTYLLILVLLWNCFAIAAPKYFTYQGRIVKSDGTALEYGNVSFLFEITNPNGTCVIYREQKDGINMQSSKGVFDVPIGSGTKLFPTDPLFSLLDAFNNSETQNCAGGATYAPLSGDGRLLKVQFHDGTGWKVIDPPNEIRTVPFSAFAHSAEKLGDKLASDFLLKNSVASCSPGQYLTFDGTSFTCQNDAGGAGMVSDVNVTAPLTKSGTASIPVIGISVGTTAGTVAAGNDARLNDARIPTGSAGGDLSGIYPNPSVAKIQNVAVSSVAPTSGHFLKFDGAQWLSSAIAMSDVANLNMTLGNYLTTSAFNTAVGSANCAAHQTPYWNSVSGSFQCQSINVSVAGDVSGTIGAVVVNKIKGVTVDTTGLTSGQVLKYDGTKWAPASDSNAGGTVTNIATGTGLSGGPITSTGTISLANTSVTAGAYGSTTQVPTFTVDAQGRLTAASNSAIAFPVTSVATKTGAVTLDYGDINSAASKYLTYRPNNVACSDGQTLKWVNANLRWECANDVDTSSGGTVTNIATGTGLSGGPITSTGTISLANTAVTAGSYTRANITVDAQGRLTAASNGAAVNLGTEVTGTLPIANGGTGQTTATAAFNALSPTTTKGDLIVNDGTNDVRLPVGTNGQVLSANSAQASGLQWITPTNGTVTNVTGTAPIVVSSGSTTPAISISDATTTTKGAVQVGAGLSVTSGTISADPVNFPSTVPVSKGGTGSTSLTANRLLASNGTGTAVIAFNCANGQMVTFDATGLMTCTSFVNSSVILNGGNSFGAAATIGTNDAYALGFETSGSTRMTILSGGNVGIGTASPGAKLHVSGGTATIENSGGEALMIHRPNGTFGYLNFTTSGARRWHMGISSASEGGSNLGSDFYINRANDAGAYIDTPFQISRMTGDVTLSSLLSTGARIQMARDGVNNSFLSAQGTGTDMERAAMGFRSNVGTGLINALIFRVNNMVGGEWVALNSGTSPFLKLHPINLTSPPTGWGGGLWTWDAYVEATLALGTNGVQNTYFTSSGNGVMAGTLTQNSDIRLKENIERIPASLAKINQLNGVTYYWKDRARDSEKQMGLIAQDVEKVFPEAVRTTKSGYLSVAYQNLVAPLVEAVKELHKLYLDQSAQIETLKKENEALKDRLEKIEQRLDKMDTQK; encoded by the coding sequence ATGAGTTTCTCCGGCACGTATCTTCTCATTTTGGTACTTCTTTGGAATTGCTTTGCGATAGCTGCGCCTAAGTATTTCACTTATCAAGGTCGTATCGTGAAGTCTGATGGAACCGCCTTAGAATACGGGAACGTCAGCTTTCTTTTTGAAATTACTAATCCCAATGGCACTTGTGTGATTTACCGTGAACAAAAAGACGGTATCAACATGCAAAGCTCTAAAGGTGTCTTCGACGTTCCGATTGGAAGCGGCACGAAGTTGTTCCCCACGGATCCTTTGTTTTCTCTTCTAGATGCTTTCAATAATTCAGAAACGCAAAACTGTGCGGGTGGCGCGACATATGCGCCCTTATCAGGCGACGGGCGTCTGCTGAAAGTGCAATTTCATGATGGAACGGGTTGGAAAGTCATCGATCCACCGAATGAAATTCGTACTGTGCCTTTTTCAGCGTTTGCTCATTCGGCAGAAAAATTGGGTGATAAACTTGCCAGCGATTTTCTTTTAAAAAACAGCGTCGCTTCTTGTTCTCCAGGTCAGTATCTGACTTTTGATGGAACAAGCTTTACCTGTCAAAATGATGCGGGTGGAGCTGGTATGGTTTCAGACGTCAACGTCACGGCTCCACTTACAAAATCAGGCACGGCATCGATTCCTGTTATAGGAATCTCTGTAGGAACCACTGCGGGAACTGTTGCCGCAGGGAATGATGCGCGCTTAAACGACGCCAGAATTCCTACGGGTTCAGCGGGTGGAGATTTAAGCGGAATTTATCCGAATCCTTCTGTAGCTAAAATTCAAAATGTTGCTGTTTCTTCAGTGGCTCCTACTTCGGGACATTTCTTAAAATTCGACGGAGCTCAGTGGTTGTCATCCGCGATTGCAATGTCGGACGTTGCCAACCTAAATATGACGTTAGGAAACTATCTGACTACTTCCGCATTTAATACGGCGGTAGGAAGCGCGAATTGTGCCGCTCACCAAACTCCTTATTGGAATTCAGTTTCAGGATCTTTCCAGTGTCAGTCGATCAACGTCTCTGTCGCTGGAGACGTCAGTGGGACTATCGGAGCCGTGGTCGTTAATAAAATCAAAGGTGTCACTGTCGATACGACGGGACTGACTTCAGGACAAGTTCTAAAATATGACGGCACAAAATGGGCGCCAGCGTCTGATAGCAATGCCGGCGGTACTGTCACGAATATCGCAACCGGAACGGGCCTCAGTGGAGGGCCGATTACTTCGACCGGAACGATTTCTTTGGCGAACACATCTGTTACGGCGGGGGCTTATGGTTCGACGACTCAAGTGCCTACGTTCACCGTGGATGCTCAAGGTCGTTTAACAGCAGCTTCAAATTCTGCCATCGCTTTTCCAGTGACGAGTGTCGCGACTAAAACGGGAGCAGTCACTTTAGATTATGGCGATATCAATAGTGCCGCTTCTAAATATTTAACTTATCGCCCGAACAATGTGGCTTGTTCTGACGGACAGACTTTAAAATGGGTTAACGCGAACTTGCGTTGGGAATGTGCGAATGATGTCGACACATCTTCAGGTGGAACCGTCACCAATATTGCTACGGGAACCGGACTTAGCGGTGGACCGATTACATCTACGGGCACAATCTCTCTTGCGAACACGGCGGTAACCGCAGGTTCTTACACTCGCGCGAATATCACAGTCGATGCTCAAGGTCGTCTAACGGCGGCGAGCAATGGTGCCGCTGTAAATCTTGGAACTGAAGTGACGGGAACTCTTCCGATCGCTAACGGTGGTACGGGACAAACGACAGCGACGGCAGCATTTAATGCTTTATCGCCCACGACGACGAAAGGTGATTTGATCGTCAACGATGGAACAAATGATGTTCGTCTGCCTGTAGGAACAAATGGCCAAGTACTTTCCGCTAATTCTGCTCAAGCTTCTGGCTTGCAGTGGATTACACCTACAAATGGAACTGTGACGAATGTGACGGGAACAGCGCCGATTGTTGTTTCATCAGGTTCAACAACTCCGGCAATTTCAATCAGTGATGCAACAACGACGACCAAAGGGGCCGTGCAAGTGGGTGCCGGACTTTCTGTCACTTCGGGTACGATCAGTGCGGATCCCGTGAACTTCCCATCAACGGTTCCTGTTTCTAAAGGTGGTACGGGATCGACTTCATTAACGGCGAATAGACTTCTAGCTTCTAATGGCACCGGCACAGCTGTGATTGCATTTAACTGCGCCAACGGTCAGATGGTGACCTTTGATGCAACGGGATTGATGACATGTACTTCGTTCGTAAATAGCAGTGTGATTTTAAATGGTGGAAATTCCTTCGGCGCCGCGGCCACTATCGGAACCAACGATGCCTACGCGCTGGGTTTTGAGACAAGTGGTTCGACTCGTATGACAATTCTTTCCGGAGGTAACGTCGGTATCGGCACGGCTTCACCTGGAGCAAAACTTCACGTCAGCGGTGGTACAGCGACAATCGAGAACTCGGGTGGCGAAGCCCTGATGATTCATAGACCGAACGGAACCTTTGGATATTTAAACTTCACAACATCAGGCGCGCGTCGCTGGCACATGGGTATTAGCAGTGCCTCTGAGGGCGGCAGTAACTTAGGTTCCGACTTCTATATCAATCGCGCGAACGATGCCGGAGCTTATATCGATACTCCATTCCAGATTTCCCGTATGACGGGTGATGTAACTCTCTCAAGTCTTTTAAGTACGGGCGCGCGAATTCAAATGGCCCGTGATGGTGTTAATAACTCTTTCCTTTCTGCTCAAGGAACCGGAACAGATATGGAAAGAGCAGCCATGGGATTTAGATCCAACGTGGGAACCGGTCTTATCAATGCTCTCATTTTCCGCGTGAACAATATGGTGGGTGGAGAATGGGTGGCGTTGAACTCAGGCACTTCTCCCTTTTTAAAGTTGCATCCGATCAATTTAACTTCTCCACCAACAGGATGGGGCGGCGGTCTTTGGACGTGGGATGCGTACGTCGAAGCCACGCTGGCTTTGGGTACCAACGGTGTCCAAAACACTTACTTTACTTCAAGCGGTAATGGCGTGATGGCGGGAACACTAACGCAAAACTCAGATATCCGTTTAAAAGAAAACATCGAAAGAATCCCGGCAAGTCTAGCAAAGATCAATCAGCTTAATGGAGTGACTTACTACTGGAAAGACCGCGCTCGTGATTCAGAAAAGCAAATGGGTCTTATCGCGCAAGACGTAGAAAAAGTATTTCCAGAAGCCGTGCGCACGACGAAATCAGGATACCTGAGTGTGGCCTATCAAAACTTAGTAGCACCCTTGGTAGAAGCGGTGAAGGAACTGCATAAACTTTATCTTGATCAAAGCGCACAGATTGAGACTTTGAAGAAAGAGAACGAAGCTTTAAAAGATCGCTTAGAAAAGATCGAACAGCGCCTTGATAAGATGGACACTCAGAAATAG
- a CDS encoding tail fiber domain-containing protein has translation MRNIVSGTLLLIMNFLALAAQASPPQLTYQGRILKADGSPLEFNNVSFQFEITSPNGQCIIYREQIDHIDMTNSGGVFDVPIGGGTQSHPVSATFKLLDSFNNSASFACDGGSTYNAASGDQRRLRVRFHDGSGWKTISPDNTIRTVPYAAYSAAAEKLGTYQANDFVLKNTVTSCPANNFLTFDGTSFSCAPVTGASGGTVTNVTSGNAYATVTNGNSTPQITVNVGTAANTVAAGNDSRFTDARTPTGNAGGDLGGTYPDPTVSKLQGVVVATTVPTSGQFFKYSGTNWAPASIAISDVTNLSSTLSNYQTTSAFNSAVGSANCGAHQTPYWNSVAGAFQCQAINVSVAGDVSGTIGAVVVNKIKGVDVDTTGLTSGQVLKYDGTKWAPANDSNAGGTVTNIATGTGLSGGPITSTGTISLANTAVTAGAYGSTTQVGTFTVDAQGRLTTAGNANIAFPVTSVATKTGAVTLDFGDIQSVATKYLTYKPNNVACSDGQVLKWIAANSRWECANDTDTSSSGTVTNIATGTGLSGGPITSTGTISLANTAVTPGSYTKANISVDAQGRITAATNGSSTVDLTTDVTGVLPIANGGTGISTGGSANQVLKWDGGTGKWAPSFVKLSELTNSTGGSAFNIAGCTASQTLNWSSITDKFECQSISIANTQVTGLGSAATKAAGTAANEVLLLDGSGRLPASALPSTLGQWQASGTKLFYDDGIIVAGGSGTAYTGTNHSFVVKGDTGQFSQFIMDRGGTLTSFYTNGTSMNMGKCVSVACGGYTNFLSVDYSTSRMDLGMGGTYQKLYLTSSGYLGVGASSPSYSVDVQSTDAFQQRLFHSSDSDYNGAALMMTRTRGTLASNTGVLSGNTIGGFYFRAHDGSGTGTTTSAIEVSATENQSTTNRGSRMTFETTSTGAATRTERMRIDGNGYVGIGNTSPTVPLDVLKSFDGFTAIRAQNSNTSVGAYAGFAAESDSAAMEVVAYSSAHSGSFGSVSAADAVAVRSWNGKPSSSMLVGTGSAVPLHLITGNAPRLTINGGGYVGIGTTSPSSDLDIMNSVNGGYIRASSQDGGFEIASGNDDTSFIDFRGSSNLAVDYHGRLRYTDSVGFSFETNASAVSRLFIRSTDGFVGVGTAAPSQLFTVNGTAYATAWNTPSDRRFKKDIRPIESALEHVLKLNGVRFNWIPESTPVAIEKVADIGVIAQETEKVFPEAVSTDANGYKSVNYAKLVSPLIESTKELYGICKASEQQLQRLSAKIEAHDRRIASLEEENEKKNNAIKELKDENADLKKRLERLEQKLGLSK, from the coding sequence ATGAGAAACATAGTCTCCGGCACGTTACTGTTGATCATGAATTTTCTTGCGCTCGCTGCGCAGGCTTCACCGCCTCAATTAACTTATCAAGGTCGTATTCTAAAGGCCGACGGATCGCCGCTCGAATTTAATAACGTCAGTTTTCAATTTGAAATCACAAGTCCTAATGGTCAATGCATTATCTATCGTGAACAAATCGATCACATCGACATGACCAATTCAGGTGGGGTGTTTGATGTGCCCATTGGTGGGGGAACTCAAAGCCACCCTGTCTCTGCGACTTTTAAACTTTTAGATTCTTTCAATAACTCGGCTTCATTCGCTTGCGATGGTGGGTCGACTTACAATGCCGCTTCGGGAGATCAAAGAAGATTGCGCGTGCGTTTTCACGATGGCTCGGGCTGGAAAACAATTTCACCAGACAATACCATTCGTACTGTTCCCTATGCGGCTTACTCTGCCGCAGCGGAAAAGTTAGGAACTTACCAAGCCAATGATTTCGTATTAAAAAATACGGTCACCAGTTGTCCGGCGAATAACTTTCTTACTTTCGATGGAACTTCTTTTTCATGTGCGCCGGTGACCGGTGCTAGCGGTGGCACAGTCACGAACGTCACATCAGGAAACGCCTACGCGACCGTAACGAACGGAAACTCCACCCCACAAATCACGGTGAATGTGGGAACCGCTGCAAATACCGTGGCGGCAGGAAATGATTCACGTTTTACGGATGCTCGCACCCCCACAGGAAATGCCGGTGGAGATTTGGGCGGTACATATCCCGATCCGACAGTGAGCAAGTTACAAGGTGTCGTGGTGGCAACGACAGTTCCTACATCGGGGCAGTTTTTTAAATATTCTGGAACCAATTGGGCTCCGGCAAGTATCGCGATTTCCGATGTCACAAATCTTTCTTCGACTTTAAGCAACTATCAAACGACGTCAGCGTTTAACTCAGCTGTGGGCAGTGCTAATTGTGGAGCCCATCAAACTCCTTACTGGAATTCCGTTGCGGGCGCATTTCAATGTCAAGCCATCAATGTTTCCGTTGCGGGTGATGTCAGCGGAACTATCGGTGCTGTCGTCGTGAATAAAATTAAAGGTGTCGATGTCGATACTACGGGTCTTACTTCAGGGCAGGTTCTTAAATACGACGGAACCAAGTGGGCTCCGGCCAATGATTCTAATGCTGGCGGGACTGTCACTAACATCGCAACGGGAACGGGTTTAAGCGGTGGTCCCATTACTTCAACCGGAACAATTTCCTTAGCCAACACCGCGGTGACTGCGGGAGCTTACGGTTCAACAACCCAGGTAGGCACTTTCACTGTCGATGCTCAAGGAAGATTGACCACGGCAGGCAATGCGAACATCGCTTTTCCAGTAACTTCAGTTGCGACCAAAACGGGAGCAGTGACACTGGATTTCGGTGATATTCAAAGTGTTGCTACAAAATACTTAACTTATAAACCCAATAATGTGGCTTGTAGTGATGGCCAAGTTTTAAAGTGGATCGCAGCCAACTCTCGCTGGGAATGTGCGAATGATACCGATACTTCTTCCAGCGGTACTGTTACGAACATTGCAACGGGCACCGGTCTTAGTGGTGGTCCTATCACTTCTACAGGGACAATTTCACTGGCAAACACGGCGGTGACTCCGGGATCTTATACGAAAGCAAATATCTCAGTCGACGCGCAAGGAAGAATCACGGCAGCTACAAATGGATCGAGCACTGTGGATCTTACGACGGATGTAACGGGAGTTCTGCCAATTGCAAATGGCGGTACAGGTATTTCTACTGGCGGCAGTGCCAATCAAGTTTTGAAATGGGACGGTGGCACTGGCAAATGGGCGCCTTCCTTCGTTAAGTTAAGTGAACTGACAAATTCAACTGGTGGCAGTGCTTTCAATATTGCGGGCTGTACGGCTTCTCAAACTTTGAATTGGAGTTCCATCACTGACAAGTTTGAGTGTCAGAGTATTTCTATTGCGAATACGCAAGTCACCGGACTTGGTAGTGCGGCGACAAAAGCGGCGGGTACGGCGGCGAACGAAGTTTTATTACTTGATGGCTCTGGTCGACTTCCTGCAAGTGCTTTACCTTCAACTTTAGGTCAATGGCAGGCCTCTGGAACAAAACTCTTCTATGATGACGGTATCATCGTCGCTGGCGGCTCCGGCACGGCTTATACAGGGACGAATCATTCGTTCGTCGTAAAAGGGGATACAGGACAGTTTTCTCAATTCATTATGGATCGCGGGGGCACCTTAACCAGTTTTTATACCAACGGTACAAGCATGAATATGGGAAAGTGTGTGTCGGTCGCTTGCGGTGGCTACACTAATTTCTTGTCGGTAGACTATTCCACAAGTCGTATGGATTTGGGGATGGGTGGGACTTACCAGAAACTCTACCTGACATCTTCAGGCTATTTAGGTGTCGGAGCTTCATCTCCTTCTTATAGTGTCGATGTTCAATCAACAGATGCTTTCCAACAGCGCTTATTCCACTCTTCTGATTCAGACTATAATGGGGCGGCTTTGATGATGACACGGACTCGAGGCACGTTGGCATCGAACACCGGTGTCCTTTCAGGAAACACCATTGGTGGATTTTATTTCCGCGCACATGACGGTTCGGGAACAGGTACGACGACATCAGCGATTGAAGTCAGTGCCACGGAAAACCAATCTACGACAAATCGTGGATCTAGAATGACTTTTGAAACCACAAGCACCGGAGCTGCGACTCGCACGGAAAGAATGCGCATTGATGGAAATGGATACGTTGGAATTGGAAATACATCTCCGACAGTTCCTTTGGATGTTTTAAAATCCTTTGATGGTTTTACGGCGATTCGTGCGCAGAACTCCAATACTTCTGTCGGAGCCTACGCGGGATTCGCCGCCGAGTCCGATAGTGCAGCGATGGAAGTCGTGGCTTATTCGTCAGCGCACTCTGGTTCTTTTGGAAGCGTTTCCGCAGCTGATGCCGTGGCTGTTCGTAGTTGGAATGGCAAACCGTCTTCATCAATGCTTGTTGGTACCGGAAGTGCGGTGCCTTTACACTTGATCACGGGTAACGCGCCAAGATTGACTATCAACGGTGGTGGGTATGTCGGTATAGGAACTACGTCGCCTTCTTCCGATTTAGACATCATGAATTCTGTGAATGGCGGTTACATTCGCGCGTCTTCTCAAGATGGAGGCTTTGAAATCGCCAGTGGAAATGATGACACGTCCTTCATCGACTTTCGAGGAAGTTCCAATTTGGCGGTCGATTACCACGGGCGATTGCGGTATACCGATAGCGTTGGATTCTCATTTGAAACAAACGCATCTGCTGTAAGTCGATTGTTTATTCGCAGTACTGATGGCTTTGTCGGCGTTGGTACGGCAGCTCCTTCACAGCTATTCACGGTGAACGGAACGGCCTACGCCACCGCTTGGAATACTCCTTCGGATCGTCGCTTTAAGAAGGACATCCGACCTATCGAGAGCGCTTTAGAGCACGTCCTAAAATTAAATGGTGTGCGTTTTAATTGGATCCCCGAAAGCACGCCCGTGGCGATTGAAAAGGTCGCGGATATTGGTGTGATCGCTCAGGAAACAGAGAAAGTATTCCCCGAGGCCGTATCAACGGATGCGAATGGGTATAAATCGGTGAACTACGCAAAGCTGGTGTCTCCCTTGATCGAATCTACCAAAGAGCTGTATGGGATTTGTAAGGCCTCTGAACAACAACTGCAGCGCTTGTCGGCAAAAATAGAAGCCCACGACCGCCGAATTGCCTCGTTAGAAGAAGAAAACGAAAAAAAGAACAACGCCATCAAAGAACTTAAAGACGAAAATGCCGATCTAAAAAAGCGACTTGAACGTTTGGAACAGAAGCTGGGCCTTTCAAAATAA
- a CDS encoding CinA family protein, whose amino-acid sequence MSLNSEKLQELIRSLRDQKLTVGFAESCTGGALSAFLTEQPGISDIFLGSVVSYSNEAKEDLLGVRRDTLMQEGAVSEAVARQMAHGVRRQLKTDWSVAITGIAGPSGGTTTKPVGTVCIAIAGPAFEDSRRLLFSGDRKAIQHASVDYSVNWLCEALDASLKSRQ is encoded by the coding sequence ATGTCACTGAATTCTGAAAAGCTTCAAGAACTCATTCGATCCCTTCGCGACCAAAAACTCACAGTGGGTTTTGCGGAAAGTTGTACTGGAGGTGCACTTTCGGCTTTTTTAACAGAGCAGCCTGGCATATCCGACATCTTTTTAGGCTCTGTGGTTTCTTACTCTAACGAGGCGAAGGAGGATCTTCTGGGGGTCCGTCGAGACACTCTCATGCAAGAGGGTGCGGTGAGCGAAGCGGTCGCTCGTCAAATGGCGCACGGAGTGCGTCGACAGCTTAAAACTGATTGGTCTGTGGCGATCACAGGTATTGCTGGTCCGAGTGGTGGAACAACCACGAAGCCAGTAGGAACTGTCTGCATTGCTATTGCTGGACCGGCCTTTGAAGATTCACGAAGACTGTTGTTTTCGGGAGATCGCAAAGCCATCCAGCATGCATCGGTCGACTATTCAGTGAATTGGCTGTGTGAAGCGCTGGACGCTTCTTTGAAATCTCGACAATAA